Proteins encoded in a region of the Brevefilum fermentans genome:
- the nusA gene encoding transcription termination factor NusA: protein MKKEVLLAFNELVEDRQLSKEVILEALQSGLVTAYRKTVGASSAQFVEARINFEKGQVAIFAEKEVVEDVQDDRTEVLLSEARQVDPEAELGDMVVVESTPEDFGRVAAQTARQVIQQRIREAERQIQYEYFGNLVGEVVSGVVQAVTPGYATIGMDKKAEGQMLRKDMIPNERLHTHDRIRCLLYEVKETNRGPQIYLSRAHKNFLKRLLENEVPEIYHGVVEIRSIAREPGYRAKVAVSATQQGIDPVGACVGVRGVRIQAIVRELNDEKIDVIEWNNDAAAFISKALSPAKVVGVFLSENEEDLNTATVVVPEDQLSLAIGSNGQNARLAAKLTGWRIDIKSLVEAAADAVRKLQEDPAYAEMAEREAEAQQKVAIMLEKKDEGRPLPPEDYTFMTKFINRVEKRVEEKMREENLEEKRRYDAARATVPELAYEINILDVDLKEHILVILQGAGIDTLGDLVLQVRLNPDRILGLNGIGPKTFEQIQALTDGLRVSPEEAVSVDDAQTEEIPAIEEILEAVPVDVDEPVVETPVQEEVELVEPVAPVKPEPVEKEKEEEPEDDFDKLFTYDAAKYGYYEPEKAIFDDDEEEQIKPTKKKKRKKPRPQLDDPDPWDGW from the coding sequence ATGAAGAAGGAAGTTTTACTTGCATTCAACGAGCTTGTTGAAGATCGACAGCTCAGCAAAGAAGTGATCCTGGAAGCGTTGCAGTCCGGTTTGGTGACTGCCTACCGGAAGACGGTCGGCGCCTCAAGTGCGCAGTTTGTTGAAGCAAGAATAAATTTTGAAAAAGGTCAGGTAGCGATCTTTGCAGAGAAAGAAGTTGTGGAAGATGTACAGGACGATCGCACTGAAGTCTTATTAAGTGAAGCACGCCAGGTTGACCCTGAAGCAGAGCTGGGTGACATGGTCGTTGTTGAATCCACACCGGAGGATTTTGGTCGGGTTGCTGCACAAACCGCGCGCCAGGTGATTCAGCAGAGAATTCGCGAAGCAGAACGCCAAATACAATACGAGTATTTTGGAAATTTGGTGGGCGAGGTTGTCAGCGGAGTTGTTCAAGCAGTTACACCCGGTTACGCAACGATTGGTATGGACAAAAAAGCTGAGGGTCAAATGCTGCGCAAGGATATGATCCCGAATGAACGCCTGCACACCCATGACCGCATTCGTTGTTTACTTTACGAGGTCAAAGAAACCAATCGCGGCCCTCAGATTTATCTTTCAAGGGCGCATAAGAACTTCTTAAAGCGGCTTTTGGAGAATGAAGTCCCTGAAATCTATCATGGCGTGGTTGAAATACGATCAATTGCACGCGAGCCCGGGTATCGGGCAAAGGTGGCTGTTTCTGCTACCCAACAGGGAATCGATCCGGTTGGCGCCTGTGTGGGTGTGCGCGGGGTTCGGATCCAGGCGATTGTTCGCGAACTCAATGATGAGAAAATTGACGTGATTGAGTGGAACAATGATGCTGCCGCGTTTATCTCTAAAGCCCTCAGTCCTGCGAAGGTGGTGGGTGTGTTTCTGTCTGAAAACGAAGAAGATTTAAATACGGCAACTGTGGTTGTACCTGAAGATCAGCTTTCATTGGCAATCGGGAGCAATGGTCAGAATGCACGGCTGGCTGCAAAACTAACCGGCTGGCGGATTGATATAAAGAGCCTGGTAGAAGCCGCCGCTGATGCCGTGAGGAAATTACAGGAAGATCCTGCCTATGCTGAAATGGCAGAGCGCGAGGCTGAAGCTCAGCAAAAAGTCGCCATTATGCTTGAAAAGAAGGATGAAGGTCGACCTTTACCACCTGAAGACTATACGTTCATGACGAAATTTATCAATCGCGTTGAAAAACGCGTTGAAGAGAAGATGCGTGAAGAAAACCTTGAGGAGAAACGACGTTACGATGCTGCCCGGGCAACGGTACCGGAGTTAGCTTATGAAATTAACATTCTCGATGTGGACCTGAAAGAGCACATTTTGGTTATTCTCCAGGGAGCCGGGATAGACACCCTTGGTGATCTGGTTCTGCAAGTCCGCTTAAACCCGGATCGAATTTTAGGGTTGAATGGAATTGGTCCGAAGACCTTTGAACAGATTCAAGCCTTAACCGATGGCTTGCGTGTGAGCCCGGAAGAAGCGGTTTCCGTCGATGATGCGCAGACCGAAGAAATACCCGCCATTGAAGAAATTCTGGAAGCGGTTCCGGTTGACGTCGATGAGCCGGTGGTGGAGACGCCGGTGCAAGAAGAGGTTGAGCTTGTCGAACCGGTTGCTCCAGTAAAGCCAGAACCAGTCGAGAAAGAAAAAGAAGAAGAGCCGGAAGATGATTTTGACAAACTCTTCACCTATGATGCCGCCAAATATGGGTATTATGAACCTGAGAAGGCGATATTTGATGATGATGAGGAAGAACAAATCAAACCGACAAAGAAGAAAAAACGAAAAAAACCGCGCCCACAATTGGATGACCCCGATCCTTGGGATGGTTGGTAA
- a CDS encoding DHH family phosphoesterase gives MISQIDQDIAEKISAGKRFVIASHIRPDADAVGSLLGLGLALMKAGKTVQLVLEDGAEKYDYLPGSEYVIRSPVGEADMIIVVDCSDAERVGSVLNDYGQPDLVIDHHKTNLAFGKINVVEPDQVATAAVLFDHIPAWGLSIDPDVATCLLSGIVGDTIGFRTPNVDANLLRKAASLIDLGADLNHVYNEELVLRSFSAVHYWGFGLKRIELQGELVWTSLTLADQQESGYDQGDDANLVNVLSSIREAKIALLFVEQPGNSVKVSWRTGPGLDVSEIAYRFGGGGHAAAAGADIKGSLAEVKHRVIAETLELLENSSMKNRSIIQKNFGE, from the coding sequence ATGATATCTCAGATTGATCAAGACATTGCGGAAAAAATTTCTGCAGGCAAACGTTTTGTGATTGCTTCTCATATCCGACCGGACGCCGATGCCGTTGGATCGTTGTTGGGCTTGGGGTTGGCATTAATGAAGGCGGGTAAAACGGTTCAACTGGTGCTTGAGGACGGCGCCGAAAAATATGATTATTTGCCTGGCAGCGAATATGTGATCCGATCCCCCGTGGGAGAAGCGGATATGATCATTGTTGTCGACTGTTCAGATGCAGAGCGCGTCGGCTCTGTTCTTAATGATTATGGTCAACCCGACCTGGTGATTGACCATCATAAAACGAACCTCGCCTTTGGGAAAATCAATGTGGTGGAACCGGACCAGGTAGCAACAGCTGCGGTTTTGTTTGATCACATCCCAGCCTGGGGTTTGTCGATTGACCCTGATGTTGCCACCTGTTTGCTAAGCGGAATTGTGGGGGACACAATTGGTTTCAGAACACCCAATGTCGATGCAAACCTTCTGCGTAAAGCGGCTTCGTTGATTGACCTGGGCGCTGATTTGAACCATGTCTACAATGAAGAATTGGTTTTGCGATCCTTTTCTGCGGTACACTATTGGGGTTTTGGTCTCAAACGAATAGAACTCCAGGGCGAGCTGGTTTGGACCAGCCTGACGCTGGCTGACCAGCAGGAATCAGGCTATGATCAAGGCGATGATGCTAACCTTGTCAATGTTCTATCTTCAATTCGGGAAGCAAAAATCGCATTATTATTTGTGGAACAACCCGGCAATTCAGTCAAAGTCAGCTGGAGGACCGGGCCCGGGTTGGATGTTTCTGAAATCGCGTACAGGTTTGGCGGTGGGGGGCATGCCGCCGCGGCTGGCGCAGACATAAAGGGCAGCCTGGCAGAAGTGAAGCACAGGGTAATTGCAGAAACACTCGAACTACTGGAAAACTCATCAATGAAAAACAGGAGTATAATACAGAAAAACTTTGGGGAGTAG
- the infB gene encoding translation initiation factor IF-2, protein MKKIILPSNISVRALAEKIEASPIEVIKVLMANGVMASINQNIDFDTAAVVASELGFEPELEKRLEEEPEEKGEIPFWRRVIARENEKDLVARPPVVTILGHVDHGKTTLLDAIRQTNVAAGEKGGITQHIGAYQIEHKGKKITFMDTPGHAAFTSMRARGAQGADIVILVVAADDGVMPQTREAANHAKAARVPIVVALNKMDLATANPELVKRQLAEIDLVPDEWDGDTMIVPVSAIKKQGLDDLLEAILLTADQIDIRANPKGEVLGTVVEGELDRFRGVLATLLLQNGTVKMGDTVLAGKAYGKIKAMFDYRGNRISKAGPSTPIVIMGLNEVPNAGDLFRVVASEKDARSIVAEIESGERTFTRPTKVTLEDLFEKMQAGETQELRLIIKADVQGSLEPITSSLHELGDQHPEVSIVILHQEIGNISESDVMLATASDAIVIGFAVEADNAAERLAEKEGVSIRLYTVIYHLLEDVEKAIKGMLKPEMVERVIGKANVLATFSVSRFKVAAGCRVISGEIRRNGHMRVIRDGKVIFDGEIASLKREKDDVREVREGFECGVALKNFHAFEVGDLLECYIFEKDAA, encoded by the coding sequence ATGAAAAAAATTATTTTACCTTCCAATATCAGCGTACGTGCGCTGGCAGAAAAAATAGAAGCCAGTCCAATTGAGGTTATTAAAGTCCTGATGGCCAACGGCGTGATGGCCAGCATCAACCAAAATATCGATTTTGACACGGCTGCCGTTGTTGCCAGCGAGCTCGGGTTTGAACCCGAGCTTGAAAAAAGGCTTGAAGAAGAACCGGAAGAAAAGGGTGAAATCCCGTTTTGGCGACGGGTGATCGCGCGTGAAAACGAGAAAGATCTGGTCGCTCGTCCGCCTGTGGTGACGATACTGGGTCATGTGGATCATGGTAAAACAACGCTCTTAGACGCTATTCGACAGACGAACGTTGCTGCTGGCGAAAAAGGGGGCATCACACAGCACATCGGGGCGTACCAAATTGAGCATAAGGGCAAAAAGATCACTTTCATGGATACACCCGGCCATGCGGCTTTCACGTCCATGCGGGCACGCGGCGCCCAGGGCGCAGATATTGTCATCCTGGTGGTGGCGGCGGATGACGGTGTTATGCCTCAAACCCGTGAAGCAGCCAATCATGCCAAGGCTGCCCGGGTGCCAATTGTGGTAGCACTCAATAAGATGGATTTAGCAACAGCCAATCCCGAACTTGTCAAACGACAATTAGCGGAAATTGATCTGGTCCCTGATGAATGGGATGGCGATACGATGATTGTGCCAGTCTCGGCCATAAAGAAGCAGGGTTTGGATGACCTTCTGGAAGCGATTCTTCTGACGGCTGATCAGATTGATATCAGGGCAAATCCTAAGGGAGAAGTTCTGGGCACTGTGGTTGAGGGCGAACTGGACCGATTCCGTGGTGTTTTAGCCACTTTGCTGCTTCAAAACGGGACAGTCAAAATGGGAGATACGGTCCTGGCTGGCAAAGCCTACGGCAAGATTAAAGCGATGTTTGATTACCGGGGAAACCGCATTTCAAAAGCAGGTCCATCTACACCGATTGTGATCATGGGATTGAATGAAGTGCCCAATGCGGGCGACCTGTTCAGGGTGGTTGCATCCGAAAAGGACGCCAGATCAATTGTTGCTGAAATTGAATCCGGTGAGAGAACCTTTACCAGGCCGACCAAAGTCACCCTGGAAGACCTGTTCGAGAAGATGCAGGCTGGAGAAACACAGGAATTGCGCTTGATCATAAAAGCCGACGTGCAGGGATCTTTGGAGCCAATCACCAGTTCACTGCATGAACTAGGTGATCAACATCCTGAGGTTTCGATCGTAATTTTGCATCAGGAGATCGGCAATATCTCTGAGAGTGATGTGATGCTGGCGACGGCTTCAGATGCGATTGTGATCGGTTTTGCTGTGGAAGCCGACAATGCTGCTGAGCGGCTTGCCGAAAAAGAGGGTGTTTCCATCCGTTTGTATACTGTCATCTACCATCTCTTGGAAGATGTAGAAAAAGCCATTAAGGGGATGTTGAAGCCTGAAATGGTGGAGCGTGTGATCGGAAAAGCCAACGTGCTGGCGACCTTCAGCGTTTCACGGTTCAAAGTTGCCGCTGGCTGTCGTGTAATTAGTGGTGAAATTCGCCGTAATGGACACATGCGCGTCATCCGGGATGGTAAGGTCATTTTTGATGGTGAAATTGCTTCTCTTAAGCGGGAAAAGGATGACGTCCGCGAAGTTCGTGAGGGTTTTGAGTGCGGTGTTGCATTGAAAAATTTCCATGCTTTTGAGGTCGGAGACTTGCTGGAATGCTACATTTTTGAGAAGGATGCCGCTTAA
- a CDS encoding glycoside hydrolase family 13 protein, with amino-acid sequence MHKDFLWWRDGIIYQIYPRSFADSNADGIGDLPGIISKLDYLQELGIDAIWLSPIYPSPDVDYGYDVADYTAIDPKFGTMQDFEELVKKAKKHGIHIIMDLVLNHTSDQHPWFLESKKSRDNSFHDWYLWRDPKPDGSPPNNWQAIFGGPAWEYVPELGQYYYHMFFKQQPDLNWRNPLVRNAMLDVFRFWLNKGVDGFRLDVFNAYFKDPAFTDNPSKIGIRSFDRQEHIFDVSQPEMYPLLNEIRIIMDSKKQTYVVGETFLADPERTASYCGDGKLHAAFNFDFANNRWHPKRFLKSACKWYAALSEDAWPNNFLSNHDMHRTATRYCLGEDDRRAKVAAAMLLTIKGTPFIYFGEEIGMRDIPIRKKADVKDPVGRHFWPFYKGRDGCRSPMQWTPENNAGFSPADPWLPVHNNYPERNVANQSADSDSLLNTFRQLIQIRKAEPALQRGDFVPIFDDPQYLLAFFRTYQAQQILVVLNFSSRELLFEMPEGNWVALFGTEPPTTEFLTIMPFDIRLFKKTP; translated from the coding sequence ATGCACAAGGACTTTCTCTGGTGGCGCGATGGCATCATCTATCAGATTTACCCCCGTTCCTTTGCTGATTCAAATGCTGACGGGATTGGCGACCTGCCCGGTATCATCAGTAAATTGGATTACCTTCAAGAATTGGGCATCGACGCCATCTGGCTCTCCCCCATTTATCCTTCTCCAGATGTTGACTACGGCTACGATGTGGCAGACTACACCGCGATTGACCCAAAATTTGGCACTATGCAGGATTTTGAGGAACTCGTCAAAAAGGCTAAAAAACACGGCATCCACATCATCATGGACCTGGTGCTCAATCACACCTCGGATCAGCACCCCTGGTTTCTTGAATCGAAAAAATCGCGTGATAACTCCTTTCACGATTGGTATTTATGGCGAGACCCAAAACCCGATGGTTCCCCGCCCAACAACTGGCAGGCGATATTTGGCGGACCAGCATGGGAATATGTCCCGGAATTAGGTCAATACTATTACCACATGTTTTTCAAACAACAGCCCGATCTCAACTGGCGCAACCCGCTGGTCAGAAATGCCATGCTGGATGTATTCCGTTTCTGGTTGAACAAAGGCGTCGATGGGTTTCGCCTGGATGTTTTCAATGCTTATTTTAAAGACCCAGCGTTTACAGACAACCCCTCAAAAATCGGCATTCGCTCCTTTGACCGCCAGGAACACATCTTCGATGTCTCCCAGCCCGAGATGTACCCTTTGCTCAACGAGATCCGCATCATTATGGACTCGAAAAAGCAAACCTATGTCGTCGGGGAAACCTTCCTTGCTGATCCCGAACGAACCGCCAGCTATTGTGGCGATGGAAAACTGCACGCCGCCTTCAATTTTGATTTTGCTAATAATCGCTGGCATCCCAAGCGCTTCTTGAAATCAGCCTGCAAATGGTACGCTGCGCTTTCCGAAGACGCCTGGCCGAATAACTTCCTCAGCAACCACGACATGCATCGCACTGCCACACGCTATTGCCTGGGTGAGGATGACCGTCGGGCAAAGGTCGCCGCAGCTATGCTCCTGACGATCAAAGGCACACCCTTCATTTATTTCGGCGAAGAAATCGGCATGCGCGACATTCCAATCCGCAAAAAAGCAGACGTGAAGGACCCAGTTGGCAGGCATTTTTGGCCTTTCTACAAAGGCCGCGATGGCTGTCGGTCGCCCATGCAATGGACCCCTGAGAACAATGCCGGGTTCTCGCCTGCAGATCCCTGGCTACCGGTCCATAACAATTATCCAGAACGTAATGTTGCCAACCAATCAGCCGACTCGGATTCCTTATTAAACACATTCAGGCAGCTCATCCAGATTCGAAAGGCAGAGCCCGCCCTGCAGCGGGGCGATTTTGTGCCCATTTTTGATGACCCTCAATACCTGCTGGCATTTTTCCGCACTTATCAAGCGCAACAGATCCTGGTTGTATTGAATTTTAGCAGCCGAGAACTGCTGTTTGAAATGCCAGAAGGCAACTGGGTTGCCTTATTTGGCACAGAGCCGCCAACAACTGAATTTCTCACCATCATGCCCTTCGATATCCGGTTATTCAAAAAAACGCCATGA
- a CDS encoding transglycosylase domain-containing protein has product MTNNDDRANKKADDAANDSEEAQNASADFMNDEETQEIKIEPSEVIEGEEASGDSVAEGSGWRAEMEFEDIFGDATRDEIAEEESVDWWGDTPFTPMDELDDDETQPIYLGLADEGATRVSPVEPKGDPTRESRAISAGGRSALNSDDIPTILPPDVPRDWTPSKTTLPSPVSEVDPGATRVTPAAYQRTSAPQSGARRQATQPLQPSQRPGRRPSETARPQRPGGKKPFGKRLLNFFLVFVFIIILAGLVAGSIGIYQYFRIKSSLPDVNELRDRAAKFETTRILDRNGNVLYEILDPSAGRRTYVPLEDISPGLIAATIATEDKDFYYHPGFDMLAMIRALWQNYTSGEIRSGASTITQQLARALLLDPSERYDQSYKRKTREIVLAYEITNRYSKEEILELYLNENYYGNMAYGVQAAAETYFNTDASSLSLWQSSFLAGLPQAPSVYDIYNNREATLYRQRSVLVLMYELSQARNCIEIGSGRPPVCVAYADATQAGIDLENYEFPAPSFSMRYPHWVVYVRSLLEEEFDPQTIYRSGFTVYTTLDPKLQDEAERIVSTQVAALVENNATNGALLAMDANTGEVLAMVGSADFHNDAISGQVNMVLTQTRQPGSAIKPLTYVAAFEKGWTPATLIWDVPTEFPPSKDPHDTGPVYQPVNYDGRFHGPVTVRSALANSYNVPVVKALEFVGIYDDPDTPVEDGLIAFARRLGITSLNRPDYGLSLTLGGGEVSLMELTSAFAVFANEGRMMPVVAISKIVDHTGNVIFEYEPPVGTQVIRVEHAYLISDILADKDARIPMFGTNPVINLPFPAAVKTGTTNDFRDNWTIGYTPDLVVGAWVGNADYSPMVNTTGITGAGPIWAQFITFAVDELFDGTPSAFVRPPGIIDRVICAVSGTEPSEWCPQQRSEIFAADQPPLPQTEDLWKKVVVDTWTGLSISNACDNFSEEVFAANVTDRWAQRWLRDEAGGAAWVTNLGFSTPLFFVPERACRADDPRPIITLTGLVDGQNVLESPLEIRGMITATQNFKYYRIEWGRGSDPSVWNVLVDNVSTPQETPDLLYEWDLRDVEPGILTLRIFMRSTEDTYAEKLFRLNIQLPTATPTATQTATPTATPTTTPTTTPTETPTPTPTETPEATATPEPSATPSQTSEP; this is encoded by the coding sequence ATGACGAATAATGACGATCGAGCGAATAAAAAGGCTGATGATGCGGCGAATGATTCGGAAGAGGCCCAGAATGCATCTGCCGATTTCATGAACGACGAGGAAACTCAGGAGATCAAAATCGAACCTTCTGAAGTGATCGAGGGTGAGGAAGCCAGCGGTGATTCTGTTGCGGAAGGCTCCGGGTGGCGGGCTGAAATGGAGTTTGAAGACATCTTCGGAGACGCAACCCGGGACGAGATTGCTGAAGAGGAGTCTGTCGATTGGTGGGGTGATACGCCTTTTACACCGATGGATGAACTGGATGATGATGAGACCCAGCCCATATACCTGGGTTTGGCTGATGAGGGTGCAACGCGAGTCTCCCCGGTGGAACCGAAGGGTGATCCCACCAGGGAATCCCGGGCAATCTCCGCAGGGGGCAGATCGGCATTAAATTCGGATGATATTCCAACCATCCTGCCGCCAGATGTACCGCGGGATTGGACACCGTCAAAGACGACGCTGCCCAGCCCGGTAAGCGAGGTCGATCCGGGCGCAACCCGGGTGACGCCTGCTGCGTATCAGCGGACGAGCGCGCCACAAAGCGGTGCCCGCCGGCAGGCAACGCAACCTCTGCAGCCCAGTCAGCGCCCGGGACGCCGCCCATCGGAAACAGCCCGTCCGCAAAGACCGGGCGGGAAGAAACCCTTTGGTAAACGCTTGTTAAATTTCTTCCTGGTGTTTGTTTTTATCATTATCCTGGCAGGACTGGTGGCGGGTTCGATCGGTATTTACCAGTATTTTCGAATTAAATCATCGCTTCCTGATGTCAACGAATTACGGGATCGAGCCGCCAAATTTGAAACCACTCGAATTTTAGATCGAAATGGAAACGTACTCTATGAAATCCTGGATCCCAGTGCAGGACGTCGAACCTACGTCCCGCTGGAAGATATCTCTCCGGGATTAATTGCCGCTACGATCGCAACTGAAGATAAGGATTTTTATTATCATCCTGGCTTTGATATGCTGGCTATGATCCGTGCGCTATGGCAAAACTACACCTCAGGGGAGATTCGCTCAGGGGCATCCACGATCACACAGCAATTGGCGCGGGCGCTGTTGTTAGACCCGTCTGAACGTTACGATCAATCCTATAAACGCAAAACTCGTGAGATTGTCCTGGCGTATGAGATTACCAACAGGTACTCTAAAGAAGAGATTCTCGAGCTTTACCTGAATGAAAACTATTATGGCAACATGGCCTATGGCGTTCAGGCGGCGGCAGAAACTTATTTCAACACCGATGCCTCATCGCTGAGCCTGTGGCAGTCTTCTTTTCTTGCCGGGCTGCCCCAGGCACCCTCGGTTTATGATATTTATAACAACCGTGAAGCGACACTTTACAGGCAGCGTTCTGTGCTGGTGCTGATGTATGAATTGAGCCAGGCTCGAAATTGCATCGAAATTGGCTCAGGACGCCCACCCGTGTGTGTTGCTTATGCTGATGCGACTCAGGCAGGAATTGACCTTGAAAACTATGAGTTCCCTGCGCCTTCCTTCAGCATGCGTTATCCACACTGGGTTGTGTATGTGCGATCCCTTTTGGAGGAGGAGTTTGACCCACAGACGATTTACCGCAGCGGGTTCACGGTCTACACCACGCTGGACCCCAAATTGCAGGATGAGGCCGAGCGGATTGTGTCCACCCAGGTAGCAGCCCTGGTTGAAAACAATGCGACCAATGGAGCCCTGCTGGCGATGGATGCCAATACGGGTGAGGTTCTGGCGATGGTTGGATCGGCAGATTTTCACAACGATGCAATCTCTGGGCAGGTAAACATGGTGCTGACACAAACCAGACAGCCCGGTTCAGCGATCAAGCCCCTGACTTACGTGGCAGCCTTTGAAAAAGGTTGGACGCCAGCGACATTAATTTGGGATGTCCCCACGGAATTCCCACCGTCAAAGGACCCCCATGACACCGGGCCGGTGTATCAACCTGTTAATTACGATGGGAGATTTCACGGTCCCGTCACCGTTCGCTCTGCGCTGGCTAATTCTTACAATGTGCCTGTGGTTAAGGCTCTGGAATTCGTCGGCATTTATGATGACCCCGACACCCCGGTGGAAGATGGTCTGATTGCCTTTGCCCGCCGGCTGGGAATTACCAGTTTGAACCGCCCCGACTATGGCCTTTCGTTGACCCTCGGGGGCGGTGAAGTGAGCCTGATGGAGTTAACCTCAGCCTTTGCGGTCTTTGCGAATGAGGGACGTATGATGCCGGTGGTGGCGATTTCCAAAATTGTGGACCATACCGGGAATGTGATTTTTGAGTATGAACCTCCAGTAGGGACGCAGGTGATCCGGGTTGAACATGCTTACCTGATTTCGGATATCCTGGCGGATAAGGATGCGCGCATCCCCATGTTTGGTACCAACCCGGTGATCAACCTGCCTTTCCCAGCAGCCGTTAAGACCGGCACAACCAATGATTTCAGAGACAACTGGACCATCGGCTATACGCCAGACCTGGTTGTGGGTGCCTGGGTGGGGAATGCTGATTATTCACCGATGGTCAACACCACGGGCATCACTGGCGCCGGTCCGATTTGGGCGCAATTTATTACCTTTGCAGTTGACGAGCTGTTTGATGGAACGCCATCAGCCTTTGTGCGACCGCCCGGAATCATCGATCGGGTAATTTGTGCTGTCTCCGGTACAGAACCTTCTGAATGGTGCCCACAGCAACGCAGCGAGATTTTCGCTGCCGATCAGCCGCCTCTTCCACAAACAGAGGATCTGTGGAAGAAAGTTGTTGTCGATACCTGGACAGGTTTATCGATTTCGAATGCCTGCGATAATTTTTCGGAGGAAGTATTTGCCGCAAATGTAACCGACCGCTGGGCTCAACGCTGGTTGCGGGATGAAGCGGGAGGCGCAGCCTGGGTCACAAACCTGGGTTTTTCCACTCCCTTATTCTTTGTGCCCGAACGGGCGTGCCGAGCGGATGACCCGCGCCCGATCATCACATTAACGGGTTTGGTCGATGGGCAGAATGTACTGGAGAGCCCATTGGAAATCCGCGGGATGATCACTGCCACGCAGAATTTCAAATACTATCGCATTGAATGGGGGCGCGGGTCAGATCCCTCGGTTTGGAATGTCCTGGTTGATAATGTGAGTACTCCCCAGGAGACGCCAGATCTCTTGTATGAGTGGGATCTCAGGGACGTTGAACCGGGCATCCTTACCTTAAGGATTTTTATGCGCAGTACCGAAGACACTTATGCTGAGAAATTATTCAGGTTGAACATCCAATTGCCGACGGCAACACCGACGGCAACACAGACAGCAACACCGACAGCAACACCGACGACCACACCGACCACAACACCGACGGAGACCCCCACGCCGACCCCGACAGAGACGCCGGAGGCAACGGCAACCCCTGAGCCGTCCGCTACCCCGTCGCAAACTTCGGAACCATAA
- a CDS encoding YlxR family protein — protein MARNKFGRKKHVPQRTCVGCREVLPKKTLIRIVKGPEGVDVDLTGKAHGRGAYLHDQRACWERGVKGALDHALRTRLTDEEQQKLMAFFDEHLGKDSQGQKGAEELS, from the coding sequence ATGGCTAGGAATAAGTTCGGTCGGAAAAAACACGTTCCCCAACGGACCTGTGTGGGCTGCCGAGAAGTCTTACCAAAGAAAACATTGATCAGGATCGTAAAAGGACCTGAAGGTGTGGATGTGGATTTGACCGGTAAAGCTCATGGCAGGGGCGCTTATTTGCACGATCAACGTGCTTGCTGGGAACGTGGTGTAAAAGGCGCACTTGACCATGCCTTACGAACCCGGCTTACAGACGAAGAACAGCAAAAATTAATGGCGTTCTTTGACGAACATCTTGGGAAGGACAGTCAGGGTCAAAAGGGGGCAGAGGAATTGTCATGA
- the rbfA gene encoding 30S ribosome-binding factor RbfA, producing the protein MPSEIRIKRIQDQIKQVLIEILDGKVNDPRLEQVYITDVTIDRELDFANIYVSALGGADQAQEILDALQKASGFIRYNLSQVVKLRVMPKLRFYWDDTPERAERIEALLEIIRQERESSGEPLNESEDNDDISD; encoded by the coding sequence ATGCCTTCAGAGATCAGAATAAAACGGATTCAAGATCAAATTAAACAGGTGTTGATCGAGATTCTGGATGGTAAGGTCAATGACCCTCGGCTTGAGCAGGTGTATATCACCGATGTCACTATCGACCGTGAGCTGGATTTTGCCAATATTTATGTTTCAGCGTTGGGAGGTGCTGACCAGGCACAGGAGATTTTGGATGCTTTGCAAAAAGCAAGCGGTTTCATTCGTTACAATCTCAGCCAGGTCGTGAAGCTGCGTGTGATGCCTAAGCTCCGATTCTATTGGGACGACACTCCCGAACGTGCAGAGCGGATTGAAGCCCTGTTGGAGATTATTCGCCAGGAACGTGAGTCGAGCGGCGAGCCTTTAAACGAATCCGAAGATAACGATGATATCTCAGATTGA